In Aestuariibaculum lutulentum, one DNA window encodes the following:
- a CDS encoding Hpt domain-containing protein, translating into MEQPNMSYIQSMSGGDKAFEHKIINIIKRELPEEIATFQYNLKSEEYQKAADNVHKLKHKILILGLEKNYHTAVAFEDNLREGNANLHTEFEAILMNLTNYLKTL; encoded by the coding sequence ATGGAACAGCCTAATATGTCATACATTCAAAGTATGTCTGGAGGCGATAAGGCTTTCGAACACAAGATTATAAATATCATTAAACGAGAATTGCCTGAAGAAATAGCAACGTTTCAATATAATTTAAAGTCGGAAGAATACCAGAAAGCAGCAGATAATGTCCATAAACTTAAACATAAAATCCTTATTTTGGGCCTCGAAAAAAATTATCACACAGCGGTTGCATTCGAGGATAATTTGAGAGAAGGTAATGCGAATTTGCATACTGAGTTTGAAGCTATTTTAATGAACCTAACCAATTACCTTAAAACATTATAA
- the moaA gene encoding GTP 3',8-cyclase MoaA, with protein sequence MSSTPKNILQDNFGRDHAYLRISLIERCNLRCSYCMPEEGVPLSPKSHLMTYEEIYEIAKTFVKHGVSKIRLTGGEPLVRKDFPVVLEKLASLPVELSITSNAVIIDKFIEVLKTNNVKSLNISLDSLNRDKFKEITRRDNFEKVYNNILLLVKEGFKVKLNVVLMKDFNDNEVIDFINFTKTLPITVRFIEFMPFDGNKWDMSKMVSYSDIMNIVYDSFDETQVERLKDAPNDTSKNYRIKGYTGSFAIISSVTNPFCDSCNRLRLTANGQLKNCLFSATESDILGNLRAGNSIEPIIEKAVKAKFKVRGGMNTLEKLQEPERHNKNRSMITIGG encoded by the coding sequence ATGAGTTCAACACCTAAAAACATATTACAGGACAATTTTGGTAGAGACCACGCCTATTTACGTATTTCACTAATAGAGCGCTGTAATTTACGTTGTTCGTATTGTATGCCGGAAGAAGGTGTGCCTCTGTCTCCTAAAAGCCATTTAATGACTTACGAGGAAATCTACGAGATTGCTAAAACCTTTGTAAAGCATGGAGTCTCTAAAATCAGACTGACAGGTGGAGAACCTTTGGTTAGAAAAGATTTCCCAGTAGTATTAGAAAAACTGGCGTCGTTACCTGTAGAACTTTCCATAACATCTAATGCTGTTATTATTGATAAGTTTATTGAAGTTTTAAAGACTAATAATGTAAAAAGTTTAAATATTAGTTTAGACTCTTTAAATCGAGATAAATTCAAAGAAATTACACGTCGAGATAACTTTGAAAAAGTCTACAATAATATTTTACTTTTGGTTAAAGAAGGTTTTAAAGTTAAACTGAATGTCGTTTTAATGAAAGACTTTAACGACAATGAAGTTATCGATTTTATTAATTTCACGAAGACCTTACCTATTACTGTTCGGTTTATAGAATTTATGCCTTTTGATGGTAATAAATGGGATATGAGTAAAATGGTATCTTACAGCGATATTATGAATATTGTTTATGATTCTTTTGATGAAACTCAAGTAGAACGTTTAAAGGACGCTCCTAACGATACCTCTAAAAACTATAGAATAAAAGGATATACTGGTAGTTTTGCCATTATTAGTTCGGTTACCAATCCGTTTTGTGATTCTTGCAACCGACTGCGTTTAACAGCTAACGGACAATTAAAAAATTGTTTGTTTTCGGCTACTGAATCTGATATTTTAGGAAACCTTCGAGCCGGAAACTCCATAGAGCCAATTATTGAGAAAGCTGTAAAAGCAAAATTTAAAGTGCGTGGCGGTATGAATACTTTAGAAAAACTCCAGGAACCAGAACGCCACAATAAAAACCGAAGTATGATAACTATTGGCGGGTAG
- a CDS encoding LytR/AlgR family response regulator transcription factor: MNCIIIDDEETARAIISQLCSKTEDLTVLEEFPNAIQAMKYLNQNKVDLIFLDIHMPDFTGFDFIQTLKNPPKIILTTSDSKFAIDAFEYDCIVDYLVKPVLPVRFEKAVLKAKKTELKQDAAVESESKEQTASDNDLYVNIDRRLIKIDIPSIYLIEAKGDYINIKTQTKNYTVHSTLKKIEEKLPTDLFLKVHRSYIINVDEIVDIEDNSVLIKKDVVPVSRSNRPELMNRLNLL, encoded by the coding sequence ATGAATTGTATTATTATTGATGATGAAGAAACAGCAAGAGCTATAATTAGCCAATTGTGTTCTAAAACAGAAGATTTAACTGTTCTGGAAGAGTTTCCGAATGCAATTCAGGCTATGAAATATTTAAACCAAAATAAGGTTGATTTGATTTTTCTTGATATCCACATGCCCGATTTTACAGGGTTCGATTTTATTCAAACATTGAAAAATCCACCTAAAATTATTTTAACCACATCGGATTCTAAGTTTGCCATTGATGCCTTTGAATACGATTGTATAGTTGATTATCTTGTAAAACCGGTATTACCTGTACGTTTTGAAAAAGCTGTTTTAAAGGCAAAAAAAACAGAATTAAAACAGGATGCTGCGGTAGAATCAGAATCCAAAGAGCAAACAGCTTCCGATAACGATCTTTATGTGAATATTGACAGACGCTTAATAAAGATTGACATTCCCAGTATTTACCTTATTGAAGCTAAAGGGGATTATATAAATATAAAGACCCAAACCAAAAACTATACGGTACATTCAACCTTAAAAAAGATTGAAGAAAAATTACCGACCGATTTATTTTTAAAAGTGCACCGTTCGTATATTATTAATGTTGATGAAATTGTTGATATTGAGGATAATAGTGTGCTTATAAAGAAAGACGTGGTACCAGTAAGTCGTTCAAACCGTCCTGAGTTGATGAATAGGCTAAATCTGCTATAA
- a CDS encoding glycosyltransferase family protein, protein MRIAIITNYPIGKDALGNYAYHLIKRFRQNELISEIVLLTNKRFGKEGLFFTESGCKIQVKECWFLNSLTNVFSINRAIKETKPDAVLFDFKKSMFGDNKIANALGMLLPFVCKLKKIPNVVVWHEIYNEDTFKSITKFLVRQLNRFMQLADRVVVTKQSHEKLLNEKYSVKNIIFVSQNINIPEELKVSQLTKLNQITNFGDIIEYDVTEELSGKTEESIWINKVVDVCVNMFHELVEKKAYLYQKKVKKFIMETS, encoded by the coding sequence ATGAGAATAGCAATAATAACAAATTACCCGATAGGCAAGGATGCTTTAGGTAATTATGCTTATCATTTAATTAAACGTTTCAGGCAAAACGAATTGATTTCGGAAATTGTATTATTAACCAATAAACGATTTGGAAAGGAAGGGTTGTTTTTTACGGAATCGGGATGTAAAATACAGGTGAAGGAGTGTTGGTTTTTAAATAGTTTGACTAATGTTTTTTCAATAAACAGGGCAATAAAAGAAACTAAACCAGACGCTGTATTGTTCGATTTTAAGAAGTCTATGTTTGGAGACAATAAAATAGCTAATGCTTTAGGAATGTTATTACCCTTTGTATGTAAGCTAAAGAAAATACCAAATGTTGTGGTTTGGCACGAGATTTATAATGAAGATACATTTAAATCTATCACAAAGTTTTTGGTTAGACAATTAAATAGATTCATGCAACTTGCTGATAGGGTGGTGGTCACAAAACAATCTCATGAGAAATTATTAAACGAAAAGTACAGTGTTAAAAATATAATTTTTGTATCTCAAAATATTAATATCCCCGAAGAGCTTAAAGTCTCTCAACTAACTAAACTAAACCAAATTACCAACTTCGGGGATATTATTGAGTACGATGTAACAGAAGAATTGAGTGGGAAAACAGAAGAATCGATTTGGATTAATAAAGTGGTTGATGTTTGTGTAAATATGTTTCATGAATTAGTAGAAAAGAAGGCATATTTATACCAGAAAAAGGTGAAGAAATTCATCATGGAAACAAGTTAG